Below is a window of Pleurodeles waltl isolate 20211129_DDA chromosome 4_1, aPleWal1.hap1.20221129, whole genome shotgun sequence DNA.
cagctgtgggtgttgcctcctgggtggaactggtggttgtgctggtggtgggcaaagtagggccaccctgtgggaaagccccccatgccccggaggcccattcatggcgGTATCAATGGGccgtcctcctgaaccccgactctaccagcaggatatgttgataactcatggcccgccgctggaactcacggacctggataggagtcatgtttgcagctgtgaagacaaatgcaaataatttacataaggaactgcattgtgtgaaatggcacaagaagtaaatcagacgatacatctactgtacttgtaacagctcatatcaccatacagatcattgtatgtccctgaggaagtacatggcaggccagcctacaaaggtcacatcaaacatagcacatccaaaacctatgagaagggtaacaactggcattgacttgccatctgagttctgccagttatcagctaacaatcatgctgcatatcctccgccaatacctgggctacaaatgtcagtgtacggaatgcaaaactaaagccacatggtctgcaagttgtaactggacttgccagtatagtacccatgtgccatacctgagtgtgtatactaggttccgaccaaacagtcacttattcacatgtatgtgtaacatactggtagcatcagtcctagctaccctattcacaaacccatgcctgtgtttgtggggggaggtggagaaacaactaacaattctaaacaacatggacacccaggagtgtatagaaaactccacacgtgtttggctctacacacacaccacaggtaaggtctatcaacaattaggagtctgcaaacccttgaccaatcatagcgccacacatgtcaggaaatgcagagcttggtacacaacatatacttccagtaaggcatgacttacaccagacacagagttgcaagaacacccatgatcatgattagcatgcacacctaggccattgcactcaagttccacatacctgtagcactacatgtggaagtacatgctgctaggaagttctacctacagtttaataagtacttttgtgaatagggaagcagaagtctgttggaaagcgatttgcagtaccagtctggtagaatgtgggtctgacaggctgactaaatctgagctgagttccagtgcgactcttgttgatacaagtgttatccacatgattcaccccagtactcattgtggggcctacaggaatgacctacaatccctagataatacaatcggataagcattggccaactcaaaacttttgagaaactgaaatcccactcatggaacaagacaagttattggccagcgcatcacaccttgctatgtgttcaacacacaggagtccatcacacatcaccagcaaacacagcacattacagacatatcaacacttactggagtggtcggggtcctcaaatgtagccacctctcccacagtgtaggttgccggtccacctgtaaggcatggaaggaagaaatgtgctcaaaatctgtgcactgaccaacaattccaaagacataaactatgtgtaagatgacataagtaattaaagccactcagacatgatgatactgcatccgatatagcactgctaacatgtacatagcatgggtctcctgtgacaattatacacatatatgcacaaatgcagtggccctatagctatcatgtggtggcaaacatgctccgtcattagtgatcagaaataataatggagtgtaatcgtctcatcatgtgcatccaagagagacatccaaagcctggttacgtgaGGACTGCATAACCAATCAAACAgcccatgtggccatgacacatttattacacataggtacaatatacagaggggcagggacttttgtaagccctcctgttgttacagtttcttcatttgatgtgggccagcaatggtgatttgcaccaaccatggagatgtgaacccatgcacatacctttggactgctatccctaattggaatgtggcacaactaactccaaataccagtctaagatgttagctgagggcaccttacaccttttcacgatgttttcaaatccatatctgacatgtatcccaaaagatgaaggaccacaataatccctaacattcatagaacttccatgaacactttccttccacactcaccagactgacattagacatatgtctgggccactttgctatcatcacgttaagccagcactcattttctgcatcatgtagtgtttctaaagtcagtctagctattgcgtcaacaaagttatccaatattttagtacatctttactactctggcaaatgtgacctatatagacgtaattggctcctattttgtttggttgtctgacacaaaggcagcaccaatttactgaacggaaaagtatcctgtaagtttgcagagtacgtgcttcctgacagctagcaattgtgattcttcacatagtgcatcaattacccagtatgtttctgcagcattccacacagtcagcaacttagctggcagatattgtacaaatcatctgatgtcactacagagcatttaatcatgcacatttacatgattagtactcatcaacagggccaccaatcactattcccatgtggtccagcagatcttgctccctggtgaggaggtcagcccaccggtgcttcagttggtggtcactcctctggctggcatacacgcaCTGCAGGTGatacagcacctttccccactggattctgtgtgcctcagtgtggtacccctgtatcaccctgcctcgatcatgagtggtaggaaatggcccACAAGCCATATAAAAAaaaccaactcctcctcacccatcctgccaagatgtggcctaccagacatctcggcaatgaaaaggggaataggggataaagaagtagaaaggggaaaagggggaaagtaggggtacaaaaaaagaagaaaagtaaacttaaccactaaaagagcccaactatccccaaactagcactacccacaacagactcccacaaacaacaaaaacactagaatactggacacatgtaaacaaaacacactaggacactatacaacaacaatatttatttcacaaaatgacaattgagatagcacacaggacacaaaagcacaaaatcactggacaccactctgaaaacagccacacagtctagaagattcacagactgcaaagtgaaagtgaaagtacttcctgcataaaatggctgccgtattTCGCGTTATGAGTCATATTTTTTcaggcatacagtttgtgcgtcatatttttcaacgcgcaggagtgaaaattaggccgcagccaaataatagtaaatagtctgtgcaattatttggatgcggcctaattttcactgctgtgcgtcaaaaaatatgacgcacaatctgtattggtggggaaaaaatgacgcataacgcgagcaacatcaaaatttcagtgcatgaactggttttgggcctTTTTTCAGttcatgccatcgaacagaaaatatcacttacctagtgtacatctgttcgtggcatgtagtgctgctgattcacatgcaccctccctcctccccggaagcctgtagtagtTTAGCATTTGTACATACGTAGATACATTTACatgtgcatggacatctctttatattcttatactctatcactccttccttcaccctttgcgggaaaataatctaacaatggagtcgatgcccatgcacactgtaatcgagaggaggagtcactcgatcccatgactccgaaaagacttcttcgaagaaaaacaacttgtaacactccaagcccaacactagatgtcagaagagatacgcatagcatgtgaatctgcagcactacataccacaaacagatgtacactaggtaagtgacattttccatatatgtcgaGTACAGTATGACAATAATAGGAAAGCTGAAGGTGAACTGTATCACTGACTCTCATTTGTGCCAGGCAGGAATTTTTGTGATATGACAAGCCCCCCCTGATTGTAAGCATGCCTTTCTAAGGGGTACAAAGAGCGAGAGCAAATCACCTCACACTTTTTTCAGAACTTGAGGGAACTCGCCACAGCTATTTAATGCCAGAGACCTAGGAACAAAAGGATGAGAAGGATTCCGAGCAGGGGAAAGTGATATACTGGCTTTACAGGagcctgttttgctgaccttgtgAGAAACTAGACCGAAAGGTCTTTATTAAGGAGGCCTGGAAGGGCTGATCTTGGTAGCTGAAGCAGCCTGGCAGGAAGCATTGTGACAGATCCTGAGCACATTTCTGAGAGAGTTCAGTGTATTGTAGACCCTGCTAGACTATGACGAATGGCCTCTGCATGGTAAACGGGCATGTACCTCTTCCCACCTCTTTCCTGACTGAAGGTGAAATTGGTATCCTGACTTTTGTTTTAGTCCTGGCCTCATGGTAATATAGCATGTACACAGAGGACTAGGTCTGCCCCTTACAATCTGAGGCCCAGGACCTGTTCTGTAGCCTGGAGGGATGCACCAAGCGGCTCTCATACACAGTGGACTATCATACTTTCATTGGTTACATCACATAAGACGGTAGTGGCAGCACACCATGTTttgtgaacacagtgcaaaaaaaacattttctctgtgTCAAAAAAGTGTTTCCTATTGATCCCTCTTCGTAAAAAGTCCACTTTTTGTGAGATCTGGAATCTTATGCTGTCATATTCTGTGCATGTCAAGCGTGCATGTTTGTGTGGTCAGTGTGTAGCACAGATACGATGGTAGGAcattgtgtgtgtgcgtatgtcagAGTACTgaagccagtgggatccattttggatgcctctGGTTTAACATGGCCCAAGATGATGGGTGAGGATGGCTTTGCCATACAGGGGAAGTGTATCggctgcattcctgtggctggagggtggagacccACACACTGTAATGAGAAGATAGGTCCATGAGGGGCTTATTAGCAAGGTTTCTGCTGATGATTTCTATGATTTCTTCCTGAGTACTTCCATTTGGTGGGTAGTAAATATGACTGTAGGACTGGATTATTTGTTGTTCAAAGTGAGGAAGTGTCTTTGACCAGGTCTGTCCATTTTGTCTGTCATTGAATACTGCTTCAGGAAGATTGGTGAGCCATGAACTCACACTTCAGTGTTCCCTTCTTGGAGCCAGTTCTGTTGCTATCTGCTGTGAGAAACATTGCTTCGCACAAAATCTGTCTGGAAAATAGCCTagaaatgacatttgaaagagaagCACCCCAACTGGTTCTGAAGATTTAGACAGTGGATCCAGCTCACTTAGTTCCAGTCCAACATTCTTCTTGACACAGGAAGGGATTGTTATAAAGTACTAGAAGAACTGCCGTGTAACCAGAGCTGGTgcctgcctgacagcctgtctccaggaGTTGAGAAGACATCATCGGACACCTGCACTTTCTTTTAGAAGGGCTGTTAATCTGCATAAAATCCTAGATGCCTGTCTGCATGGATTCCTTCAGGAAGAGTGACTGACGAGAGGAAGATGCTCAATGTTTTCCAAGCATGGAACACCCTAAGGAAAGGGTTCACCCATTTTCTTTGGGCAATTTCCAAGTGAACTGTCTCACACCTAGCAGTCTGCCACAAGCTTGAGCTATCGGTAATActgctgctgaagaaaccaaaaacAATGTACCCCTGAAATGGGAAGCCAGGATCTACTGAGAGGCCACAAATGCCACAGAGACATCATTGCAAAAACAAACTGCTACATCCTATACCCGGTCCTCAACAAGCTATGAGGGCCACAGATATCGAAGATTAGAGCAACCAGACAGACATGCCCAGTGAGTCCACTCCATGGACTCTGATCCCAAACAAGGCTGGCTCTACAGTTATTGCAAAGAAAGGACTAATGCATTAAGGGTGGGAGTACTCCCTGAAGTGCATTGCAACCAAGAGGTTAGCCCTCCATAGGAGGACAGAGACTGGCGTATGTGGGCAAGACCACTGCGTTGTTTAAGGCTTTTTAACAAGAGGTGAAAAAGACATTGAACCGAATTGCTCCACCAGTGAGTGAGATTGCTTCACGTTGTCTGCGCCATTACCTAATCGTTGCCTACTTTGAATTGGTTTAGGAACTTTAGAGGTAAAAACTTGACCATAGCAAGAACGAGAGGGGTGCTAGGAAGAAATGGGGTGTAGCGCTTCTCTGTTAGATGCAACTACTTTCAACCCTGTATCAGGCTGTCATTGTGGTGTGTAGTATTTTGCTGAGTGATTAAAGTACTTTCATAAACAAGCACTCAGTTGGGCGTTCCGTTACAGTGTCTGATGTTTGGCttttgagttctgagctcttgaataaacaataaaacaaacacacacactctctttctcacttttcgtctctctctctctcactctctctctctctctccccaagaAGACTGTGACTGCTTACCCTTGCTATCTTGAGAGTCAAATATGGAAAGGGTTGGCTCAGTCTGTGGAATCAAGGTCACAAACAACCTCAACCACGACAGTTGTGGCCCAGTGGCCCCTGTCTGTTCTGTGGCTCCCGAACAATTTGACAGACTACCTTACTCTTCCTCCAATTGTATTGCCAATCATTTGCATGTCACACAATTGTACAAAACAAGCCAAATCCCACATTCAGGGATTTATGTGTGTGGCTGAAAGTCCTGGGATTGTCCTTTGGCAGAATTAGGTGATATCACTTAACATTTGAAGATTGTCCAATATGTGTCTATCAGTGAAAAGTGTGAAACTTTAATTTTAGTAGAACTCCAACATCTTCCTGTAAAGAGAGTGTTCAACTGTGACATGTACTATCGTAGctctgtatttatattttaataaactatttCTCATTTTTAAACTTGCCTTTTTAATTTTATTCTGCAGCCCAGCAATTGGAGACAGGAAAAATGAATGAGAAAGATTCCTATACATGCTCTGAATGCAAGATGAACTTTACTCACAAGTCCACCTTAAAACAACATCAACAAATCCACAAGAAGCAAAGATTGTTCCCTTGTACTGAGTGTGAGAAGAGTTTTTTCAAAAAGGCAGACCTTGTAGGGCATCGGAGAATCCACGAAGGTGTGAGACCTTTTCACTGCAATGAGTGTGGGAAAAGTTTTACGCATCGGGCAACTCTTTGTCATCACCGAAAAATACACATAAAGGTGAGGCCTTTTCCCTGTACCGAGTGTGAGAAGAGATTTATCAGTAAGGAAGTTCTTGAGGTGCATCAGAGAATCCACTCAGGGCAGAGACCTTTTTCCTGCACTGAATGCGGAAAGAGCTTTACCACAAAGTCATATCTTAGAGAACATGAAAGAAGACACTCAGGTGTGAGGCCTTTTCATTGCTCTGAGTGTGAGAAAAGCTTTGCTCGTAAGTCACGTCTTctaaatcaccaaagaacacacacaggtGTGAGACCTTTTCAGTGCACTGAGTGTGACAAAGCTTTTGCTCAAAAGTCAAATCTTCATCAGCACCAAAAGCTACACACAGGAATGAGGCCTTTTCCATGCACCGAGTGTGAGAAAGGATTTATTAGTAAGGCAAGTCTTCTTGAGCACCAACGAATACACACAGGTTTGAAGTCCTTTCACTGCACTAAGTGTGACAAACGTTTTACACAAAAATCTAATTTCCTACGGCATCAAATAATACACACAGGACTGAGGCCATATCACTGTAATGTTTGTGAAAAAAGCTTTACTCATAAGTCAACTCTTGTTTCTCACGACCGAATACACTTAGGAGtgaagctccatcagtgcacagagTGTGAGAAAAGCTTTACTCGAAAGTCAACTCTTGTAGTTCACCTAAGAGTACACACAGGGGTGAAGCCCTTTCGCTGTACTGAATGTGAAAAGACTTTTACTCAAAAGATAAATCTCATTGAGCATCAAAGAATACACACAGGAGTGAGGCCATTTCAGTGCAACGAATGTGAGAAAACCTTTGCTCGAAAGTTGGGTCTTCTCGAGCACAAAAGGACGCATGCAGGAGTGAAGCCATTTCATTGCAGCAAGTGTGAGAAAAACTTTACTCGAAGGTCAGATCttacaaatcacaaaaaaatacacaCTGGAT
It encodes the following:
- the LOC138287373 gene encoding zinc finger protein 84-like, with protein sequence MNEKDSYTCSECKMNFTHKSTLKQHQQIHKKQRLFPCTECEKSFFKKADLVGHRRIHEGVRPFHCNECGKSFTHRATLCHHRKIHIKVRPFPCTECEKRFISKEVLEVHQRIHSGQRPFSCTECGKSFTTKSYLREHERRHSGVRPFHCSECEKSFARKSRLLNHQRTHTGVRPFQCTECDKAFAQKSNLHQHQKLHTGMRPFPCTECEKGFISKASLLEHQRIHTGLKSFHCTKCDKRFTQKSNFLRHQIIHTGLRPYHCNVCEKSFTHKSTLVSHDRIHLGVKLHQCTECEKSFTRKSTLVVHLRVHTGVKPFRCTECEKTFTQKINLIEHQRIHTGVRPFQCNECEKTFARKLGLLEHKRTHAGVKPFHCSKCEKNFTRRSDLTNHKKIHTG